AATAAAAGCAAATACGATCCCTGTGTTTACTACAATGATCAGGTTTATCTACTTCTCTATGTAGATGATATCTTGATCATAGGTAAACTAAGGAGTGAAGTTGACAAAATCAAGATGACACTGAGTAGtgaattcgatatgaaagatctaGGGAGGGCAAACAAGATACTGGGAATTGACATTATCAGAAAGAGTCCAGAATATATCATACTATCTTAGAAGAGTTATCTTCAAAAGGTTCTAGACAAGTTCAGCATGGACAAGGCTAAACAGGTAACATCTCCCATTGCTCCTCATTTCAAACTTACACAAGCTCAATCACCTAAAACTGAAGTAGACAAAAGGTTCATGGATAACATACCATATGCATCATGTGTTGGGAGTCTTATGTACTCTATGGTATGCACAAGACCAGATTTGGCCTATGCAATGAGTGTTGTAAGTAAGTTCATTGCCAATCCTGGCACTGAACACTGGGCAGCAGTCAAATGGACTCTCAGATATGTCAAGGGAACCTTGGACATTGGTTTAAAATTTCACAAAGACAACATTTCTCCCTGTGATGTCACTGGCTATGTCGATTCAGACTATGCAGGAAGCATAGACACCAGAAGAAGCCTCACTGGTTATTGTTTTACAGTTCTAGGTGGATGTGTTTGTTGGAAATCTAATCTACAAAAGGTGGTTGCACTATCTACAACTGAAGCTGAGTATATGGCAGCCACAGAAGCAATAAAAGAAGCAGTTTGGTTGAAAGGATTTGCACAAGAAATGAAGATTAATGCCACTGATATCACTGTCTACTGTGATAATCAGAGTGCTCTTCATTTGATGAAGAATCCAATGTTCCATGAAAGAAGTAAACACATTGACATTAGACTCCACTACATCAGAGAAATTATTGCAAGTGGTGAAGTGCAAGTGAAGAAGGTTAAGACAGATGACAACCCTGCAGATGTGATGACCAAGTGTGTGACTTTAGCAAAGTTTAGACATTGTCTAAACTTTCTCAACATCACAACACTGCAGTGACAGACCTCCTCGGAGGTACCAGGAAACATTGAGCATGCATACTTTCAGACTTATGACTAAAAAGGTGGATAATTGTGGTATTTTTAGTCATAAGTCTAATATTCAGGACATGTGGCACTCTCGGATTGGACAAGTTCAAATGTTAGTTTTGTTAGTTGGTTTAGGAGGGAAAGCTCTCTTCATGTACTACACCTATATAAACTCTAAACCAAGACAATTCGAACAAGACACTAATTGAGACACAAGAtcagagagtgagagagaattGAGACTGAGTGATTGAGAGGATTAGGAGCTAGACTCCTTCTGTAATTGATCCTTTCTGTTGTGATCAAATCACTTGTAATCATTCCTGATtaatcaataaagaagtatgCTGATTGTTTCCCGAGGATGTAGGCATAGATTACATTGATCTATGTTCGAACCTCGTAAAAGAAAGGTGCCATTTTATCTGTTCAAAGTTCTTTAATTGTTGATTGCTTAAAGTTCTTACTGGTTCCAATTTATTGCTGGTTTTTGGACTGCATTTTCGATTTCTGGTTTTATGTTAATTTGTTCTTTGTTGTGTGTTCTTGAATGAGGTGAATTGTGGATTCACCACAAGGTTGATGAAGAAAATATTGTTTATGAAACTAAGAAAGGGTGATGAAGCATATGTCGTTTGTAAAATTACACAAAATGATGATCAAGCAATTTTtgcttacaaaatttaaaagtggtGATGAAACAAATATTATTTATGAAACTAAACAAAATGATAATGAAACAAATATTGTTGACAATTGCTCGTGtacaatcataaaaaaaaaaaaaagggaaacaaAAATAGAGGAAAAGAATCAGCCTAAAAAGAATATACGTATGAAGAAATAAAAAGGCTAAGTCTATCTCTAAAGGGATTTGTTTAAATGTTGGGAATAATATTTttccaataacaataataataatgctgtaaaaatttctctttccttcttattaatttattttctccatTTTCTCTCAATAAACCCTAGATTTATATTGAGGGCTTGTCTAGATGAAGATGGTAGTAGACTTTTCATATTATTTATGTTAGACATTTTATCcttaattataaatatggtATATGCTTTTTATAAATTTGTAGTATATATATTGGCTGACCCACCGAAGTGTACTCATGGTAAGAAAATTGAACTCATCACCAGTGTATTAATATTGAAATATGTCATTAAGGAATaaatattactaattaattttcttttttttggctAGAATTACAAACTAAGCAAAGGGAAAAAATTGATAACTCTCCGTGGATAAGATGTTGACTCTCCTATAGGTGGCTCACACTTAACACTTCtataaaagataaaattaagTCATTCAGTTGCatgaattattaattacttaatCCATGCTTCTATATATAACTATAGCTAGTAAAGATTGTGtgcacgtatatatatatatatatatatatatatatatatctgtgaTAATTAATTTGAATATTCAAGAGactattaaaataaagaatcattatataaattaataataataataataaaatgcaACATATTACAAATTTAACATAAATAGCAATAATAATAACGAGAGATTAATCTTACAAATTGTTTATAATTAAGtactatattattaataatactaCATACACAGACATAGAAATTAATGATAAAAACCAACAATTAATTAAGAAACacacttttattaattaattttttattaattaattattataaaataaaagtttctACTGAGTAAATAATGACATTCTACATATAGGGCATTGAGTGAGCTTTCTCTCGATCAAGTCACGAGTACATTTATTGTGAAAACAATAATCACATTTAGTGATTCTTACTTTCTCACCATTCTCAAATTCATAGGCACATATTGAACAGTAGTTTGCAAATATTGTATATCCTTCGCATGGATATTTGCTTAGCTCAAACATTACAATTTTGGAAGCAATCTCCTTATTAGTAATCcagatataaaaaataaagacctgctattatactatatataaaaatacacaaatagctacaataataataatgtgtatCGTATTACTAGAGATACCAAAGTCTTCTTCGAATTGTCCATCTACTGTCGTAACAATAGAAATTAGGATGAAGAAGATGGTAACAAAAgtagtaataatacttaatccCATCATAAGCCCTGCAAAAaaacattttaataaaattgagagagagagagagagagagagagagagagagagagagagagagagagagagagagagagagagagagagagagagagagagagagagagagagagagagagagagagagaaattaaTGAAAAGTCATAAAAAAACATcttctttatatatatgtaatttgatCTATATGGAATAATATATGGTATTATTTGTGGGCTTAGATAGACTCagctaaagatatatatatatatatatatatatatgggtatgctcttaatgggtattacccatgtatgggtattttattcttgaccattggatcaaatatctgatggttgatatttataatcattaattaaatattaaaaaattaatatttcatattttgttattctctatattcctaaaatagataaaactattaatagaaataaaaaatttataaatggaattgttatttaaaaaataaaacacactaaaaaaattaacaaactattttttttatttaaaaatcattttaaagattaaaaagaaaaaagtgtatatttatctttttataaaatttcttcatactagaattctaaattgtattactgaaaataaaaaaaataataattttaagctttaaaatgtaatacacataaaatgtataagatttttttttaaacctaaaatctttaattttataataattaacaattatttatatgtttttatttttttttttaaaatacttgagcataccaaatctataagaacaaaaccaataaagaaaattttaacaaaaaaaaaaaaatgaaggaagaaaaaagtgtcataaacattattgaataatgacaattgccaacacaagaatttcagcacaaaaaattatatttgacccctagacaagattatcatcttccaatcctaaaaatataaataatgaacaacacctcattagttattctaggagaatgattcatggtaatatcaaaaaaattattgaatggtaataatatttttctaacaatgatagcctaagtaagaactaagaagtattgtagcgttttatttttaagaatatgaataatattaagacaattggatttcacaatcaagctcctattcttctaataaaaaaaaaacacattaatatacatgtaaatgatttttagttttacaataataaattattaataaactcataatttcataaaataattaagtagtaattttaattaatttttaaaaataatttataattttttttcaaattattagttgtaattattattttcaattttataaaaaataaatataatttttttttaaaaaaaaattagaaacttgccataaaaagttattagattattaccttattcaatttttttagttcccatcaatgggtattacccattaagaagtgttccatatatatatatagctcggTTATACATTCTTAATTATAGCTGAGGATTTAATTACAGataaacaacaaattcattAAAAGTAAATTAATTCAGCAAAGTGGCATAAGAAATGCACAAAAGGGATAGTAATTTATAGAATAAATAATTCTTCTCAATtattagaataaataaaaagaaaaccaTATATGCTTGGTTGTAAGTATGCTTGTTCTGTTTGGGGTGCTGCAAGTCGGGTTTTTGACTGGAACCAATCTTGTTCTATGAGCAAAGATGACTATCTTATTCGCATTTCAATCGTACACAAAGCCAAAAATGGAGCAAATCATTTGCACACTCTGGTCTATTTCATGGAGATGTTGCTAACCCAGCTAGTCAGCTTGCAAACTTTGCAGTAACTTTTTGGAGaattttagttaaattttgTCCTGCTGTCAGTGCCACTCCAAACTTCTCGCCACATACACCAGTTCAAAATCCATGGTTGCCATTAGCACTAGTACCAATTCCATGGCAACTGCCAATTCTGGGAACAAATAAATTGAACATCGATGCTGCTTTGGATGCTAACAAGAATATAATTTGCATTAATTGGTGTCATTGTTCGGGATGCAACTGCTAATTGTGTTATTATGGCAACTCTTTCGAAGCCTATTCTTGAACATTTTGCATTGCACGAAATGAAGGCAAGGGCCATGTTCCATAGTTTGATTTGGATCCTCCAATTGCAATTGTCGATTAAACAAATAGAGATGGACATGACCTTGATGGTTTCAAATACTTTTAAAAAACCTCTTTATATgcacttttttcttttaaagatTTAATTGTAGATATTTCAAGTCTTTTATCCATTATTTTTTCTGCTTGGCTCGGTATGCTCTAAAGTTGAATGAAGATTGTTTTTGGTTGGAGTTTATTCTTCTACCTATATTGTTATTGTAAATGACTCAcactttaaatttatattaacagattatttctctcaaaaaaaaaaaatatcttatcctAAAATAAATGTGTTCATACTCCAGATGCAAACAATGCTATTTTTACGATAATGCATGCATAGTATGAATTGATGATACAAAAACTAAAGCCATGTTTAGAAGTTTTGATGTGTATAACACAATAAGGCTATATAATTAAATGTTTGCTTTGCTTATTTATCACGGTGACTTATTTACGTACTTTAAGTAAACAACCTAGCTAGCTAATTGTAGTTAATTTGTAACCTAGCTTATTTCTAAAAATGCTTGTATTTAAGGTAGAAGaaataatttgataaaatatatatatatttaagtagatataatataaaataaatataattaaaggttttaattttttatatatctaaACTCTCCAGAAATTCCAAAACAATATATAGCACACACCAAATAACAATAAACTCATAAcgttcattaaaaataaaaaacctttTTTTTTGGAGTGTGATTAATCCAAAATTTAAAACTAAGTACACTTTTTATACTACACAATGGTAAAGTccccatttaaaaaaaaaaaaaaaaaaaatcgttcgTACGTTTTAGATAATTCTGGTTGTCTCGTTGGAAGCCAcagaagaaaatatatattcatGACAGCAAGGTTTtcatcagcaaaaaaaaaaaaaaaaaccttaattAGGATAAATTAATGAGTTTATTACTAATTTCTACAAAGCAAAACATATATGCATGCTtcataaacataaaaaataaacaattatacacatatattataCCTTAAACAAAACAACGTCTAAATacactttttatatataaatacaaaatatataagttatACCTTTTCTATATTGACATACCAAAGATAATTTATTagagaaaatatataatactatTTCTACTATATGGAGTGTGGCTTTAATTTACTAGAAtggtactctctctctctctctctctctctctctctctctctctctctctctctatactcttctttatatatacatatatataaacattctTGGTCTCGTTCTCTCCATATAGCTTCTCGATCATCTCTTCACCCAAAAGACTAAACCTtgtctataataattcaaagctGACCATTCACCAAGGTGATTCATTATTAAttagatgatttttttatttattctaataattgagaagaatttatttattctatAAACTATATCACTTTTGTACTTTTGTGCATTTCTTGCATGCCACTTAATTTTTGTTGTTTATCATGTAAACCCCAGCTAATTATATACTACGTACACAaaagtattattaattatatagaaaaatacatatattaattttattaaaatatttttttgcagGGCATATATATCATGGCATTTAGTATTATTACTACTTTTGTTACCATCTTCTTCATCCTAATTTCTATTGTTACGACAGTAGATGGGCGATTCCAAGGAGATTTTGATAGTATGAATACGGTAGACAGTATTATTGTTGTAgctatttgtgtatttttatatatagtaatagcaggtctttattttttatatcaGTACTGGATTACTAATAAGGAGATTGCTTCCAAAATTGTAATGTTTGAGCTAAGCAAATATCCATGCGAAGGACATACAATATTTGCAAATCAATGCTCAATATGTGCTTATGAATTTGAGAATGGTGAGGAAGTAAGAATCACCAAATGTGGTCATTGTTTTCACAATAAATGCACTCGTGACATGATCCAAGGAAAGCTCACCAAATGCCCTATATGTAGAATCCCATTATTTACTCAGTAGAgacttttatttataataattaattaataaaattgtgtttcttaattaattgttggtttttatcatttctatgtatgtgtatgtagtattattaataatatagtaCTTAATTATAAACAATTTGTAAGATTAATCTCTCGTTATTATTATTGCTATTTATGTTAAATTTGTAATATGTtgcattttattattattattattaatttatataatgtattctttattttaatagtCTTGAATACTCAAATTAATTATCacagatatataaatatatatatatatatatatacgtgcaCACAATCTTTACTAGCTATAGTTATATGTAGAAGCATGAATTAAGTAATTAATTCATGCAACTGAATGActtaattttatcttttataGAAGTGTTAATATAAGTGTGAGCCACTGATAGGAGAGTCAACATCTTATCCACCGAGAGTTATCAATTTTTTTCCCTTTGTTTGTAATTCTAggcaaaaaaagaaaattaatttgtaatatttattcCTTAATGACATATTTGTATATTAATACACAAATTGGTGATGAGTTCAATTTTCTTACCATGACACTTCGGTGGTTCAGCCAAACTTTATAAAAAGCACCACACCATATTATAATTAAGGATACAATATCAAACATAAATAATATGAAACTACAATCTTCATCTTGACAAGCCCTCAATATAAATCTAGGGTTTATTGAGAGAAAATcgagaaaataaattaacaagaacgaaagagaaatttttacacaattattattattattattggaaaaATATTATTCCCAACATTTAAACAAATCCCTTTAGGGATagacttatctttttttttcttcatatgtATGTTT
This Cannabis sativa cultivar Pink pepper isolate KNU-18-1 chromosome 6, ASM2916894v1, whole genome shotgun sequence DNA region includes the following protein-coding sequences:
- the LOC133039376 gene encoding secreted RxLR effector protein 161-like → MDKAKQVTSPIAPHFKLTQAQSPKTEVDKRFMDNIPYASCVGSLMYSMVCTRPDLAYAMSVVSKFIANPGTEHWAAVKWTLRYVKGTLDIGLKFHKDNISPCDVTGYVDSDYAGSIDTRRSLTGYCFTVLGGCVCWKSNLQKVVALSTTEAEYMAATEAIKEAVWLKGFAQEMKINATDITVYCDNQSALHLMKNPMFHERSKHIDIRLHYIREIIASGEVQVKKVKTDDNPADVMTKCVTLAKFRHCLNFLNITTLQ